One segment of Syngnathus scovelli strain Florida chromosome 6, RoL_Ssco_1.2, whole genome shotgun sequence DNA contains the following:
- the rad52 gene encoding DNA repair protein RAD52 homolog, translated as MSNISEEKMSSPKRFGQCAYTAEEQQAVHNALRQKLGPEFISTRIAGGGQKVCYIEGHRVISLANEMFGYNGWSHSISQQTVDFVDLVNGKYYVGVSAFVKVQLKDGAFHEDVGYGVSEGLKSKALSLEKARKEAVTDGMKRALKCFGNALGNCILDKAYLQAINKIPKQPLPALDPAQTKRSESEPSVEKARFCSLLQADKVRPAIIPPEPRVSNQRERDSETHTPDAQDVQSEGESSRQTLATSECHTDPKHLRKQRQQELQQKFRREMEAKRQKQDNQLENVEHLFREGDDLELWNFSLNGTVEPDVPSGAPCPSTPSRHTMQTRRKTPQRSAVRAPEQQQQQSQGRGHSGMHQDRLPHQDKTSSPCRAGQFMKKRRLDT; from the exons ATGTCCAACATTTCCGAGGAGAAAATGTCGTCTCCCAAGCGCTTCGGCCAG TGTGCTTacacagccgaggagcagcaaGCTGTCCACAATGCACTGCGACAGAAGCTGGGGCCAGAATTTATCAGTACCAGAATCGCTGGAGGAGGACAGAAG GTGTGCTACATCGAGGGCCACCGTGTAATCAGCCTGGCCAATGAGATGTTTGGATATAACGGGTGGTCTCACTCCATCTCGCAGCAGACCGTCG ACTTCGTGGACCTGGTTAACGGGAAGTATTACGTAGGGGTCAGCGCTTTCGTCAAAGTACAGCTCAAG GATGGAGCGTTCCATGAAGATGTGGGCTACGGAGTAAGCGAGGGACTGAAGTCTAAGGCTTTGTCCCTGGAGAAAGCAAGAAAGGAGGCTGTCACCGATGGCATGAAGAGAGCGCTCAA GTGTTTCGGGAACGCCCTTGGAAACTGCATCCTAGACAAAGCGTACCTTCAGGCTATTAACAAGATCCCTAAGCAG CCACTGCCCGCTCTGGACCCGGCTCAGACCAAGCGCTCGGAAAGCGAGCCCTCCGTGGAGAAGGCTCGTTTCTGTAGCCTGCTGCAAGCGGACAAAGTGAGGCCCGCCATCATACCACCGGAGCCCCGAGTCAGCAACCAGAGAGAGCGCGACTCCGAAACACACACCCCTGATGCTCAAGACGTTCAAAGCGAAGGCGAAAGCTCAAG ACAGACGTTAGCGACGTCAGAGTGCCACACGGACCCCAAGCATCTGCGTAAACAGCGGCAGCAGGAGCTGCAGCAGAAGTTCCGTAGGGAAATGGAGGCAAAGAGGCAAAAGCAGGACAACCAGCTCGAGAACGTGGAACACCTCTTCAGAGAAGGAG ATGATCTAGAACTCTGGAATTTCAGCCTGAATGGAACAGTGGAGCCGGATGTCCCCTCGGGGGCGCCCTGCCCAAGCACGCCCAGCAGACACACAATGCAGACACGCAGAAAGACGCCACAAAGGTCTGCCGTGAGAGCCCccgagcagcagcaacagcagtcgCAAGGCAGAGGTCACTCGGGAATGCATCAAGACAGACTTCCGCATCAAGACAAAACTTCAAGTCCGTGCCGAGcagggcagtttatgaaaaaacGCAGACTGGATACGTGA